In one Dehalogenimonas formicexedens genomic region, the following are encoded:
- the ligD gene encoding non-homologous end-joining DNA ligase gives MPERLAPMLATLTEKPFTDPDWYFEPKLDGYRIVVFVRNGESRLQSRHFQDYTGHFPSIAKEMSQQPVKEAIFDGELVALDENGKPCFQCLQQHLIQQRENIVSGYLVLYYAFDLLYLDGFDLTALAQSERAGLLKTALRPGKSVKAISRFEGDGAEIFKAAIEAGFEGIIAKRRDAPYQEGKRSNDWLKIKGTLADEFIIAGYTSGQGARSGAFGSLVLAQYDDNKRLAHAGNVGTGFDERLLEDLKAKMDKLTTGKSPFDARIPFENKTTWLKPELVAEVKYAERTRDGILRHPVFLRLRDDKPATDVKAQKILRSEK, from the coding sequence ATGCCCGAACGGCTGGCGCCGATGCTGGCGACTCTGACGGAGAAACCGTTTACCGATCCGGATTGGTATTTCGAGCCTAAACTCGACGGGTACAGGATCGTGGTGTTTGTCCGTAATGGCGAATCCAGGCTCCAATCCCGGCATTTTCAGGATTACACCGGTCATTTCCCCTCCATTGCGAAAGAAATGTCCCAACAGCCGGTCAAGGAAGCCATTTTCGACGGGGAGCTGGTGGCGCTTGATGAAAACGGCAAGCCGTGCTTCCAGTGTCTTCAACAACACCTGATCCAGCAGAGGGAAAATATCGTTTCGGGCTATTTGGTTCTTTATTACGCCTTCGATCTTCTGTATCTCGACGGATTCGACTTGACGGCATTAGCTCAATCCGAACGGGCTGGCCTGTTAAAAACGGCGCTCAGGCCGGGTAAGTCCGTTAAAGCTATATCAAGGTTTGAAGGCGATGGAGCCGAAATTTTCAAAGCGGCTATCGAGGCCGGATTCGAGGGAATTATCGCCAAGAGGCGTGACGCGCCCTATCAGGAGGGCAAACGGTCAAACGACTGGCTGAAGATCAAAGGGACCCTGGCAGATGAATTTATTATCGCCGGATATACCTCGGGTCAAGGAGCGCGTTCAGGCGCCTTCGGTTCACTTGTCCTTGCTCAATACGACGATAACAAACGGCTGGCCCATGCGGGAAACGTGGGAACCGGATTCGATGAACGGCTCCTCGAGGATCTGAAGGCGAAGATGGATAAGCTGACAACCGGTAAATCTCCTTTCGACGCCAGGATTCCCTTTGAAAACAAAACCACCTGGCTCAAACCGGAACTGGTCGCCGAGGTAAAATACGCCGAACGCACCCGTGACGGCATATTGCGGCACCCGGTTTTTTTAAGGTTGAGGGATGATAAGCCGGCAACGGATGTAAAAGCTCAGAAAATCCTGAGGTCGGAAAAATGA
- a CDS encoding Ku protein, giving the protein MPKAFWKGAISFGLVVIPVSMSVAVRERPLRFSYLHKRDLVKPNQVLHCPEDGEYFSIKDTVRGYEYSKGQYIVMTDKDFEAVPLRTTRTIDIQSFVDTEGIDPIYFFDSHYLEPQPLGEKPFRLLRQAMLEVGKVAIAKVAFARKEHLTCLRPYKDTLVLHTMHYPGEITTPPELAEAKSPPTKAEVNMAVSLIKSMEEKYDPEQYHDEYRLALEKIIAAKLKGKKITVAKAAPEKETEDLMAALEASLAKTKATTGKGK; this is encoded by the coding sequence ATGCCAAAGGCTTTCTGGAAAGGCGCCATCAGCTTCGGCCTGGTGGTCATCCCGGTCTCGATGTCGGTGGCGGTCAGGGAGCGGCCGCTGCGGTTCAGCTACCTGCACAAGCGGGACCTGGTCAAACCCAATCAGGTGCTGCATTGTCCCGAAGACGGGGAGTATTTCAGCATCAAGGACACGGTCAGGGGATACGAATACTCCAAGGGGCAGTATATCGTCATGACCGATAAGGATTTTGAGGCTGTTCCCCTGCGTACTACCAGGACGATCGACATCCAGTCCTTCGTCGACACGGAAGGTATAGATCCGATCTACTTCTTCGACAGCCATTACCTGGAGCCCCAGCCGCTGGGTGAGAAACCATTCAGACTGTTGCGTCAGGCGATGCTGGAGGTTGGAAAGGTTGCCATTGCCAAGGTTGCCTTCGCCAGAAAAGAGCATCTCACGTGCCTTCGACCTTACAAGGACACGCTTGTTTTACACACGATGCACTACCCGGGGGAAATAACAACCCCGCCGGAACTGGCGGAAGCGAAGTCGCCGCCCACCAAGGCGGAGGTCAACATGGCCGTATCGCTCATCAAGAGCATGGAAGAGAAATATGACCCTGAGCAATATCACGACGAATACCGTTTAGCCCTGGAAAAAATCATTGCCGCCAAATTGAAAGGCAAGAAGATCACCGTCGCCAAGGCGGCGCCTGAAAAAGAAACCGAAGACCTGATGGCTGCCCTGGAAGCGAGCCTGGCCAAGACTAAGGCCACGACGGGCAAGGGGAAATAG
- a CDS encoding inorganic diphosphatase — MVLTILIEIPKGSQNKYEWDKERKIIKFDRMLFSAVHYPSDYGFILDTLAEDTDPLDALVLVSEPTFPGCLIDAKPIGLFRMRDEKGPDEKILCVPMGDPHWNFIQELSDVPPHLLKEIEHFFMIYKELEKKKTGIEGWEDRDSAIKAVYASRKRFQDKQKQLGGSLI; from the coding sequence ATGGTCCTGACCATACTCATCGAAATTCCCAAGGGCAGCCAGAATAAATACGAATGGGATAAGGAACGCAAGATCATCAAATTCGATAGGATGTTGTTCTCTGCTGTCCACTATCCGTCAGATTATGGTTTTATCCTCGACACCCTGGCCGAGGACACCGACCCTCTGGACGCCCTGGTCCTGGTCTCGGAACCGACGTTCCCGGGCTGTCTAATCGATGCCAAGCCGATCGGCCTGTTCCGCATGCGGGATGAAAAAGGCCCTGACGAGAAAATCCTGTGCGTGCCCATGGGCGATCCCCACTGGAACTTCATCCAGGAACTCTCCGACGTACCGCCCCACCTCTTGAAGGAAATCGAGCACTTTTTCATGATCTATAAAGAACTCGAGAAGAAAAAGACTGGTATCGAAGGCTGGGAAGACCGGGATTCAGCCATTAAAGCGGTCTACGCCTCCCGCAAACGGTTTCAGGATAAGCAGAAACAACTCGGCGGCAGCCTGATCTGA
- a CDS encoding glycosyltransferase: MKKTSRTVVELADNSPEVLSLVNQLAQRGWNVHLICRNAPEVQALDPRVRVHKLPVTAAYPMTYAAFLAAAPVILGIKPGIIHAHCLTRYGILAAVYRRFLRFKPMMVTVAGPEVHPECCRGMTRWSAEHALHMFEVIISPDAQTIETLRDLRAPAEKIEQIKVLPNAGEIPPAVIDRLEMIYSRLIESTTRPV, from the coding sequence ATGAAAAAGACTTCTCGAACCGTTGTTGAGCTCGCCGATAATTCGCCTGAGGTTTTGAGTTTGGTCAACCAGCTTGCTCAACGCGGCTGGAACGTTCACCTGATCTGCCGGAACGCGCCAGAGGTCCAAGCCCTGGATCCCCGGGTCAGGGTGCACAAATTGCCGGTCACCGCGGCTTACCCCATGACCTACGCCGCGTTTTTGGCGGCGGCGCCGGTTATCCTCGGGATCAAACCGGGCATTATCCATGCCCACTGTTTGACCAGATACGGCATTTTAGCCGCGGTTTACCGCCGGTTCTTGCGCTTCAAGCCGATGATGGTAACCGTGGCGGGTCCCGAGGTCCATCCTGAGTGCTGTAGAGGAATGACCAGGTGGTCGGCGGAACACGCCCTTCACATGTTCGAGGTGATAATAAGCCCTGACGCCCAAACCATCGAAACGTTACGAGATCTGCGGGCCCCGGCTGAAAAAATCGAGCAGATCAAGGTTCTGCCCAATGCTGGGGAAATTCCGCCAGCAGTGATCGACCGTCTGGAAATGATCTATTCGCGGTTGATCGAGAGCACAACCCGGCCGGTTTAG
- a CDS encoding universal stress protein has product MYKRVMVPLDGSDVSESIIPQVVSVTKPSNATVVLFQAHAPIEPSIREVMGEDIAVKLDTVTREEAQGYLDKIAGDLANQGIKAEIVLGKGKASDAIIQYATTHAVDLIIMATHGRSGISRWAFGSVAEKVLRQSPVPVLLGPVAGTRA; this is encoded by the coding sequence GTGTACAAAAGAGTCATGGTACCGCTTGACGGTTCTGACGTATCGGAATCCATCATCCCCCAGGTGGTCAGCGTCACCAAACCTTCCAACGCAACCGTCGTCCTGTTCCAGGCCCATGCACCCATAGAGCCATCGATCCGCGAGGTCATGGGGGAGGACATCGCTGTCAAGCTGGACACGGTTACCCGTGAGGAGGCTCAGGGATACCTTGATAAAATCGCCGGCGATCTGGCCAACCAGGGCATCAAAGCTGAAATCGTCCTGGGTAAGGGGAAGGCCTCCGACGCGATCATCCAGTACGCCACGACCCATGCCGTCGATCTGATCATCATGGCCACCCACGGCCGGAGCGGCATCAGCCGCTGGGCTTTCGGCAGCGTGGCCGAAAAGGTGCTCCGGCAATCACCGGTGCCGGTGCTGCTGGGGCCGGTTGCCGGCACCCGGGCCTAG
- a CDS encoding YbhB/YbcL family Raf kinase inhibitor-like protein, whose translation MEVVFEGLIDGEKVPERYTCDGPGISPEIDWRGAPKGTQSFAVVMDDPDAPRGLFTHWLVWGIPAKSTRLPANLARQRELPNGIKQGVNSGGAYGYYPCCPPPGKAHHYTFSFLALDIEPDLPAGVNRERFDKALKGHVLEEVSVTGLYERF comes from the coding sequence ATGGAAGTGGTTTTTGAAGGCCTCATCGACGGTGAAAAAGTCCCTGAGCGCTATACCTGCGACGGACCCGGCATTTCCCCTGAAATAGACTGGCGGGGCGCACCTAAGGGGACACAGAGTTTTGCCGTCGTCATGGACGACCCCGACGCCCCCAGGGGCCTGTTCACCCACTGGCTGGTCTGGGGCATCCCGGCCAAGTCGACCAGGCTCCCGGCCAACCTGGCTCGCCAGCGCGAGCTGCCTAACGGCATCAAGCAGGGTGTCAACTCCGGGGGCGCCTACGGCTATTACCCGTGCTGTCCGCCTCCGGGTAAAGCCCACCATTACACTTTCAGTTTCCTGGCGCTGGACATCGAACCGGACCTGCCAGCCGGCGTCAACCGTGAGCGCTTCGATAAAGCCCTCAAGGGGCATGTCCTGGAGGAAGTCTCGGTAACCGGGCTATACGAACGTTTCTAG
- a CDS encoding HAD family hydrolase, whose product MIKAVFFDLYQTLVGYDPPREEWESQALDSLGIKAPAKAFAKAFIIADEYFYTENAKKPMSKRSPEDVKAVYARHQAIVLKEGGIEPNPDIIRAMLVRFRDAKLKQVLFDDVIATLSELKRRNRIIGVVSNVDKDIKPLMDELGVSPFLTTVVTSQETGFTKPHPEIFLEAIRRVDLPPEQIIFVGDQYQIDVVGSSAVGMKAVLLDRGGFSEVPADCPRVRTLYQLTNMIDG is encoded by the coding sequence TTGATCAAAGCAGTCTTTTTCGACCTGTACCAGACTCTCGTGGGCTATGACCCGCCCCGCGAGGAATGGGAATCCCAGGCCCTCGACAGCCTCGGCATCAAGGCGCCGGCCAAGGCTTTCGCCAAGGCGTTCATCATCGCCGACGAGTATTTCTACACCGAAAACGCCAAAAAGCCGATGAGCAAGCGTTCCCCTGAAGACGTGAAAGCTGTCTACGCCAGGCACCAGGCGATAGTGCTCAAAGAGGGCGGCATCGAACCCAATCCGGACATCATCCGCGCCATGCTGGTGCGCTTCCGCGACGCTAAGCTCAAGCAAGTTCTCTTCGACGATGTTATAGCGACATTGTCCGAACTCAAGCGCCGCAACAGGATCATCGGCGTCGTATCCAATGTGGACAAGGATATCAAGCCGCTCATGGATGAACTTGGCGTCAGCCCGTTCCTGACGACGGTGGTAACCTCCCAGGAGACAGGCTTTACCAAGCCCCACCCGGAGATTTTCCTTGAAGCCATCAGGCGGGTCGACCTTCCCCCGGAGCAGATAATATTCGTGGGAGACCAATACCAGATCGATGTCGTGGGCTCTTCAGCCGTCGGGATGAAGGCGGTTCTGCTCGACCGGGGCGGTTTTTCCGAGGTACCGGCGGACTGCCCCAGGGTCAGGACGCTATACCAACTGACCAATATGATAGATGGGTAA
- the lysA gene encoding diaminopimelate decarboxylase, giving the protein MKNAPLFFPLGSTIDDNGHLRIGGLDAVELAKEYGTPLYVFDENDIRERCREFKREFAGRYPATHIAFAGKACLNKAIAKVVASEGFGLDVVSGGELEIARSAGFPTNQIYFHGNNKSDAELEMALEYKVGRIVVDNFYELSRLDAMAARRGVKADIMFRIKPGIDPHTHAKITTGNIDSKFGFGLDDAADAVARAMKCGNLKLTGFHYHIGSQIFEIQPFLDALKTTLEFMARMKRELGFITEELDAGGGYAVQYLSGAQPPAIGEYAEAIVSLLRSECHRLGLALPKLSVEPGRATVARSAVALYTVGAIKDIPGVRCYACVDGGMADNIRPALYCSQYEPYLANRMADYADQTYTIAGRFCESGDILANDVKLPEVKPGDILVMPVSGAYSIPMSSNYNAFCRPAVVMVKDGQARIIKRRETVEDLLRTDLG; this is encoded by the coding sequence ATGAAAAACGCTCCTCTTTTCTTCCCTTTGGGTTCGACCATCGATGACAACGGGCATCTCCGGATAGGCGGTCTCGATGCCGTCGAATTGGCCAAAGAATACGGCACTCCGTTATACGTGTTCGATGAGAATGACATCCGGGAGCGATGCCGTGAATTCAAGCGGGAGTTCGCCGGCCGTTACCCGGCCACCCATATCGCCTTTGCCGGTAAAGCATGCCTCAACAAAGCCATAGCTAAAGTAGTCGCCTCGGAGGGCTTCGGACTGGATGTCGTCTCCGGCGGCGAGCTCGAGATCGCCCGCTCCGCGGGATTCCCCACCAACCAGATTTACTTCCACGGCAACAACAAGTCAGACGCCGAACTCGAAATGGCGCTTGAGTACAAAGTCGGGCGCATCGTTGTCGATAATTTTTACGAACTCAGCCGCCTCGACGCGATGGCCGCGAGGCGCGGGGTAAAAGCCGACATCATGTTCCGCATCAAGCCGGGGATCGATCCCCATACCCACGCCAAGATCACGACCGGCAATATTGACTCCAAGTTCGGTTTCGGCCTCGATGACGCCGCCGATGCCGTGGCGCGGGCGATGAAGTGCGGAAATTTGAAACTGACCGGCTTCCACTATCACATCGGTTCCCAGATCTTCGAGATCCAGCCGTTCCTCGACGCCTTGAAAACGACCCTTGAGTTCATGGCCCGGATGAAACGAGAACTCGGTTTTATTACCGAGGAACTGGATGCCGGCGGCGGATATGCCGTCCAATACCTGTCCGGCGCCCAACCGCCAGCCATCGGCGAATATGCCGAGGCGATCGTAAGCCTGTTGAGGTCCGAATGCCATCGCCTGGGGCTGGCGCTGCCCAAACTGTCCGTCGAACCGGGGAGGGCAACGGTGGCAAGGTCGGCCGTTGCCCTGTATACCGTCGGCGCCATCAAGGATATCCCCGGCGTCCGATGCTACGCCTGCGTCGACGGCGGCATGGCCGACAACATCCGGCCGGCGCTGTATTGCTCACAGTACGAGCCTTACCTGGCCAACCGGATGGCGGATTACGCCGATCAGACGTATACCATCGCCGGGCGTTTCTGCGAATCCGGCGACATCCTGGCAAACGATGTCAAGTTGCCCGAGGTGAAACCCGGCGACATCCTGGTGATGCCGGTGAGCGGCGCTTACTCCATCCCGATGTCCAGCAACTACAACGCTTTTTGCCGGCCGGCGGTGGTCATGGTCAAGGACGGGCAAGCGAGAATTATCAAGCGGCGCGAGACTGTCGAGGATCTGCTAAGGACGGATCTGGGATAG
- a CDS encoding ATP-binding protein, which yields MSNWRLIGQDNVVAFLARSLERGSLCHAYLFSAPEHSGKTALALKLAQTLNCTGNEPPCGGCEPCRRISAGIHADVQVIGLAVNDDGKSKTEVTIEQIRAINHAASMPPYEGKCRVFIIEEADRMSTGAANALLKTLEEPPPNVVFVLTTSRENLVPETVRSRCVKLKLASAPRTEISRYLEKDLGFSAERAGLLARLSQGRAGWAIIAAADDVVLAERKDNLDRFAEALESGFDFRFELASRLATRFGKSRAEIYRMLDQWLSFCRDLLLVKLDIKDEVVNTDYMSALETLSSRLGTAEARSIIGSLSNTRQYLEQNASPRLALEVLMLGLPLLGGSLKKSG from the coding sequence ATGAGTAATTGGCGCTTGATAGGGCAGGATAATGTGGTCGCTTTCCTCGCAAGAAGCCTGGAAAGAGGCAGCCTCTGTCACGCCTATTTGTTCTCGGCGCCGGAACACTCCGGGAAGACCGCCCTGGCGTTGAAGCTGGCCCAAACGCTCAACTGCACCGGAAACGAGCCTCCATGCGGCGGGTGCGAGCCCTGCCGTCGAATCTCTGCCGGCATTCACGCTGACGTCCAGGTTATTGGGCTGGCAGTCAACGACGATGGCAAGAGCAAGACCGAGGTGACCATCGAACAGATCCGGGCGATCAACCATGCCGCCTCCATGCCGCCTTACGAAGGCAAATGCCGGGTTTTCATCATCGAAGAGGCGGACCGGATGTCTACCGGCGCCGCCAACGCGCTGCTCAAAACCCTCGAAGAACCGCCGCCGAACGTCGTCTTCGTGCTGACGACCTCGAGAGAGAACCTGGTGCCGGAGACGGTGAGGTCGCGCTGCGTCAAACTGAAGCTGGCCTCCGCGCCGAGGACCGAGATCTCCCGGTACCTGGAGAAGGACCTTGGTTTTTCCGCCGAGCGTGCCGGGCTGCTGGCTCGACTGAGCCAGGGCAGGGCGGGCTGGGCGATTATCGCCGCCGCTGACGATGTGGTGCTGGCTGAAAGAAAGGACAACCTCGACCGGTTCGCCGAAGCCCTGGAATCCGGATTCGATTTCAGGTTCGAACTGGCCTCAAGGCTGGCGACCCGCTTCGGCAAATCGAGAGCTGAGATCTACCGGATGCTGGATCAGTGGCTGTCATTCTGCCGCGATTTATTGCTGGTTAAACTTGACATAAAAGATGAAGTGGTCAATACTGACTATATGTCCGCGCTGGAAACGCTGTCATCCCGATTGGGTACGGCTGAAGCCCGGTCGATCATCGGATCGCTTTCGAATACCCGGCAATACCTGGAACAGAACGCCTCGCCGCGCCTGGCCCTGGAAGTCCTGATGCTCGGCTTGCCATTACTCGGAGGGAGTCTAAAAAAGAGTGGTTAA
- a CDS encoding PSP1 domain-containing protein, whose product MVNVVEIRLKKAGKLYQFDPVDFTLEPGHNVVVETARGLEVGRVVNGPREIAEDKLEAPLKPVVRMATEEDIEHRHTVCRAEAQAMVECQELVVKLNLPMKCLAAEYNLDESHVTIYFSSEGRVDFRELVRELGRKLRIRVELRQVGPRDETKLLGGYGRCGRELCCVNYLVDFAPVSIKMAKEQNLPLNPVKISGVCGRLLCCLGHEYETYKCMNEERARAAQAEAAAMAARGAVAPSNRPVSPEPEDKIGVTPITEADDQVAPGQAPAAEAGTGHKRRRRRRR is encoded by the coding sequence GTGGTTAACGTTGTTGAGATCCGCCTGAAAAAGGCGGGTAAATTATATCAGTTCGACCCCGTTGACTTTACCCTGGAACCCGGCCACAACGTGGTCGTGGAGACGGCCAGGGGACTGGAAGTCGGCAGGGTGGTCAACGGTCCCAGGGAAATCGCCGAGGACAAGCTGGAGGCGCCGCTGAAACCGGTAGTCCGCATGGCCACCGAGGAAGACATCGAGCACCGGCATACCGTCTGCCGCGCCGAAGCCCAGGCGATGGTGGAATGCCAGGAACTGGTGGTCAAGCTGAACCTGCCGATGAAGTGCCTGGCGGCGGAGTACAACCTCGACGAAAGCCACGTCACCATCTATTTCAGTTCCGAGGGGCGGGTCGATTTCCGCGAACTGGTCAGGGAACTGGGACGGAAGTTGCGTATCCGGGTGGAGTTGCGCCAGGTGGGACCCAGGGACGAGACCAAGCTCCTTGGCGGCTACGGGCGCTGCGGCCGCGAACTGTGCTGCGTCAACTACCTGGTCGATTTCGCCCCTGTTTCAATCAAGATGGCCAAGGAACAGAACCTGCCGCTCAACCCGGTGAAGATTTCAGGCGTTTGCGGCAGGCTCCTGTGCTGCCTGGGGCATGAATACGAAACCTACAAATGCATGAACGAGGAACGGGCGCGGGCTGCCCAGGCCGAAGCCGCCGCGATGGCGGCCAGGGGAGCCGTCGCTCCTTCAAACAGACCGGTGTCGCCGGAACCCGAAGACAAAATAGGGGTGACGCCGATCACCGAAGCCGACGACCAGGTGGCGCCAGGCCAAGCCCCCGCCGCTGAAGCGGGTACCGGGCACAAGAGGCGCCGCCGAAGGCGGCGGTAA
- a CDS encoding HNH endonuclease — MLNHPVLVLNQNYEPIHVCQIRRAILLCYQGKAEMLEDGLGMLHTVQLSVPMPSVIRLQHQVKRPRPRHKLTRWEIFHRDDFTCQYCGKKVQPLTIDHVVPRFQNGRHSWENLVTACVPCNRHKAGRTPEQANMKLLKKLGPPDSRPMVVFTHRYQERMPVWRKYLPEKS, encoded by the coding sequence ATGCTCAATCACCCGGTACTGGTGCTGAACCAGAATTACGAGCCCATCCACGTCTGCCAGATCAGGCGCGCCATCCTCCTCTGCTACCAGGGCAAAGCCGAAATGCTGGAAGACGGCCTCGGTATGCTTCACACCGTCCAACTCTCCGTGCCCATGCCGTCCGTCATTCGGCTGCAGCACCAGGTCAAACGTCCCCGCCCCCGCCATAAACTGACGCGGTGGGAGATCTTCCACCGCGATGATTTTACCTGCCAGTATTGCGGCAAAAAGGTTCAACCTTTGACCATCGACCACGTCGTGCCCCGCTTCCAGAACGGCCGTCACTCCTGGGAGAACCTGGTAACCGCCTGTGTTCCCTGTAACCGCCACAAGGCCGGCCGCACCCCGGAACAGGCTAATATGAAACTGCTCAAAAAGCTCGGACCGCCGGACAGCCGCCCCATGGTCGTCTTCACTCACCGCTACCAGGAACGCATGCCTGTCTGGCGGAAGTATCTGCCGGAAAAGTCCTGA